The genomic window CAATGCTTTGATTGAATTATGATTCGCACTGACATCATCAGCACCATAACAAAATATACAAATCAAAAATATAAAAAGCCCTTTCATAACTATTTTACTTTTTTCAAATCTCTAATACTTTGACCAAAAGTCATCTGAAAATGGGGATAATCTTTAAAACCTTCCCAATTCCCTCCCCATTCAAATCCCAAATCTTCTCCAATCTTAACAACCTCTTTTGGCAATATACTCCAAACTGCATTGCCCTCTTTCACAATCACAACATCCATAGCTAGTGCATAATTATGATAACTTGTACCTCCTTTAGCTTTAGTTACTATATTTCCAGGAGTAGTTCTACCTTGATTATATAGCGCATTTTGTTCAGCGATAGTCCTTAAAGCCTGTACAACCCTTAGCTGTATACCAAGCTCCTCCTCTACCGTATTAATAAATTCTCTTGCTGGTTCTTGTAATCTTTTATCTAATGTTAGGATCCGCTTATTAGTAGCCTCATCCCAAGTTGGCTTTAAAGATTTCGGAAGGCCATTTTCTACTAGTAACAATAAAGAATTTGCTTTTTTATTAAACTTTATTTTTTTTCCTTTATCCCAAATCATCCCAGATTCAAGATAATAATAATCAACATCTATACCGCCTTTTGTAGATACTTTCTTAACGATGTAATTTTTATGAATAGTGTCAATAATTAGAGGAATTAAAGCAGGAGAAAATGAACCTGAACTAAAGATTATAAATGTTTAAAAGGATCATAAAAACTAAATAAAATACCTGCGTTTTTTTTCCCTACCAATGAATATTCCATAATTACTGTTATAGTGGTTTGACAACAAATTATTAAATCACAAAAAATAATAGGGATTACTTACAATCTAGCAATTAAAATGCCACAATCTTATAATAAAAATCTATTTCAAACAAAAAAGCTTCAGAAAATAAATCCTGAAGCCTTCTAATATTTTAAATAATTTCTTATTCTTTTTCTACTTGCATGTAGTTAAGTTCGAGTGGGGTTTTACGTCCAAAAATCTTAACCATAACTTTCAGTTTTTTCTTCTCTTCGTTTACCTCTTCGATAATACCTGAGAAACCATTGAAAGGTCCGTCCATTACTTTAATGCCTTCGCCAACATAGTAAGGTACATTCATCGTTTCGCCTTGCTCGCTCATTTCATCAACCACACCTAAAATACGGTTAACTTCTGCCTGGCGCATTGGGATTGGATT from Flavobacterium sp. W4I14 includes these protein-coding regions:
- a CDS encoding peptidoglycan L-alanyl-D-glutamate endopeptidase CwlK (product_source=KO:K17733; ko=KO:K17733; pfam=PF13539; superfamily=55166), producing the protein MIWDKGKKIKFNKKANSLLLLVENGLPKSLKPTWDEATNKRILTLDKRLQEPAREFINTVEEELGIQLRVVQALRTIAEQNALYNQGRTTPGNIVTKAKGGTSYHNYALAMDVVIVKEGNAVWSILPKEVVKIGEDLGFEWGGNWEGFKDYPHFQMTFGQSIRDLKKVK